The proteins below are encoded in one region of Mya arenaria isolate MELC-2E11 chromosome 15, ASM2691426v1:
- the LOC128219155 gene encoding putative nuclease HARBI1, giving the protein MVDNCGKVHSLGMVESQGMIDSRGMVDSRGIVEGMVDSRDIIDSQVESQGMVDIRGMVDIRGIVDSLCMVDILCMVDILGMVDSRDMVDSLGMVDSLGMVVSLHLDDGEMHERYRFTNDGVAFLEDILKDDIKRDTHRNRALSVRQMVLITLRFLATGAFFNVVLVGDSMGYHKSTVSRVVTHVTDIICKIMKRFIVWPSGEEKNRVKSGFFTSAGFPHVVGCVDGTLIRIQAPSVDEPAYVNRKGYHSINMQAVCDHEGLFTSVNASWPGSCHDAHVFRTSGLCNRLQRDNQCLEDGVFLGDSGYPLRPFLMTPFINADTPAKERYQLAHTRTRVCIERAFGRLKRRFHVLHSEIRLSPDKACRIATACAILHNVAVMFNMPEVDDVDVIQNIDNNMQDDVESTSSLSIRLLYFSSTRCCVSTNN; this is encoded by the exons ATGGTAGACAATTGTGGTAAAGTACACAGCCTGGGTATGGTCGAGAGTCAGGGTATGATAGACAGTCGGGGTATGGTAGACAGTCGGGGTATAGTAGAGGGTATGGTAGACAGTCGGGATATAATAGACAGCCAGGTGGAGAGTCAGGGTATGGTAGACATTCGGGGTATGGTAGACATTCGGGGTATAGTAGACAGTCTGTGTATGGTAGACATCCTGTGTATGGTAGACATCCTGGGTATGGTAGACAGTCGGGATATGGTAGACAGTCTGGGTATGGTAGACAGTCTGGGTATGGTAGTCAGTCTG CATCTTGATGATGGGGAAATGCATGAGAGGTATCGTTTCACAAATGATGGCGTAGCATTTTTGGAGGATATCTTGAAGGATGACATAAAAAGAGACACTCACCGGAACAGAGCCCTCAGTGTGCGACAGATGGTTCTTATAACCCTTCGGTTCCTCGCCACAGGGGCGTTTTTCAATGTTGTACTTGTAGGAGACAGCATGGGTTACCACAAATCAACAGTTTCTCGTGTGGTAACCCACGTGACGgatattatttgcaaaataatgaaacgaTTCATTGTATGGCCTTCCGGCGAAGAGAAGAATAGAGTGAAGAGCGGATTTTTCACATCGGCAGGCTTCCCTCACGTAGTGGGGTGCGTTGACGGGACACTCATCCGTATCCAGGCCCCTTCTGTTGATGAGCCAGCTTATGTCAACCGAAAAGGCTATCATAGTATCAACATGCAGGCAGTTTGCGATCATGAag GATTGTTCACAAGTGTCAACGCCAGTTGGCCAGGCTCGTGCCATGACGCACACGTGTTCAGGACATCAGGGCTGTGCAACAGGCTACAACGAGACAATCAATGTCTGGAAGATGGGGTGTTTCTTGGAGATAGTGG GTATCCTTTACGGCCATTCCTCATGACGCCGTTTATAAACGCTGACACTCCTGCCAAGGAGAGGTACCAGCTAGCCCATACTAGAACCCGGGTTTGCATAGAAAGGGCCTTTGGTAGGCTCAAGCGGCGCTTCCACGTGCTGCACAGTG agatcagGCTAAGTCCAGACAAGGCCTGTCGCATAGCTACAGCCTGTGCAATTCTACATAATGTAGCAGTCATGTTTAATATGCCAGAGGTAGATGATGTAGATGTCatacaaaacattgataataataTGCAGGATGATGTTG AGTCAACGTCCTCGTTGTCCATACGCCTCTTATATTTCTCTAGTACCCGTTGCTGTGTCTCAAccaataattaa